In Hydra vulgaris chromosome 06, alternate assembly HydraT2T_AEP, a genomic segment contains:
- the LOC136082078 gene encoding poly [ADP-ribose] polymerase tankyrase-like: protein MTTRVFYSDKYDWQKNKYDKFLRKQNVKVKDFIEPFASDGMFSIIYNENTVSLLNETDSKGFSAIHHTLYNKKFTDQQKIAIIEDIIDHGADPFILTIYGKSAFICACELGYLEIVKIMCKHKNYNVNATSLRSWPAIQFAIENNKTQVAEFLLSKGASITMSSSCGESMYHTIARVGDESIHSATTIIAHLSQMIELKDNRGRTPLHIACTYGRLPIIELLLKHGADNTIVDNAGETPTKKLIDWFNAKGSKLASDEVFQYLQRTITVGTIRNIISIVNNKITNDGDTKMHDAVRDNDIEYITEHIANKNLTNTENDDALTPLLLAIKCNKIEAFKTLLLACDDINQTNSQGLTPLNLASAVGNTDIVKILLEQDNIDVNKSDKGGFSPLHNAARGQFDEIVTMLFNKKANINAIAKDGRSVYRNACFVQRLSISTMMKLLIMGVKINDKEGEIGYNIFKNIFNAAIAAYEQSPDYLAKRCCQFIKESINIIDNIHKL, encoded by the coding sequence ATGACTACTCGTGTATTTTACAGTGATAAATATGATtggcaaaaaaacaaatatgataaatttttgcgtaaacaaaatgttaaagtGAAAGATTTTATCGAACCATTCGCATCAGATGGTATGTTCTCCatcatttataatgaaaatactGTTTCGCTTCTGAATGAAACAGATAGTAAAGGATTCTCAGCAATACATCACAccttatataataagaaattcaCAGATCAACAAAAAATTGCTATTATTGAAGATATCATTGATCATGGAGCTGATCcatttatattaactatatatggAAAAAGTGCATTTATTTGCGCATGTGAACTTGGATACCTTGAGATTGTAAAAATTatgtgtaaacataaaaattacaatgTTAATGCGACGTCTCTTCGTTCATGGCCAGCGATACAATTTgctattgaaaataataagacACAAGTCGCGGAATTTCTCTTATCGAAAGGTGCATCAATCACTATGTCAAGTTCATGTGGTGAATCAATGTACCATACCATTGCTAGAGTTGGTGATGAATCAATACATTCAGCAACGACTATAATTGCGCATTTATCTCAAATGATAGAGTTAAAAGATAATCGAGGAAGAACACCATTACACATCGCGTGTACATATGGTAGATTACCGATAATTGAATTATTACTCAAACACGGCGCAGATAATACAATCGTTGATAACGCTGGTGAAAcaccaacaaaaaaattaattgactgGTTCAATGCTAAAGGGTCAAAATTAGCATCAGATGAAGTATTTCAGTATCTTCAACGAACAATAACAGTTGGTACTATTCGTAATATAATTAGTAtcgtaaataataaaataaccaaTGATGGAGATACCAAAATGCACGACGCAGTGCGCGATAATGATATTGAGTATATTACCGAGCATAtagctaataaaaatttaactaataccGAAAATGATGATGCGTTGACTCCATTGCTTCTCGCCATCAAATGCAACAAAATCGAAGCAttcaaaacattattattgGCATGTGACGATATAAATCAAACAAATAGTCAAGGACTTACTCCGCTTAATTTAGCTTCTGCGGTCGGAAACACCGATATAGTCAAAATACTACTTGAACAAGATAATATTGATGTCAATAAAAGTGACAAAGGAGGATTTTCACCTCTTCATAATGCTGCGCGAGGTCAATTTGACGAAATAGTTAcgatgttatttaataaaaaagcaaatattaatGCTATAGCGAAAGACGGAAGATCAGTTTATAGAAATGCTTGTTTCGTTCAACGATTATCGATATCAACAatgatgaaattattaattatgGGTGTCAAAATTAACGATAAAGAAGGCGAAATTGgatataatatattcaaaaacatatttaatgcaGCTATAGCAGCGTATGAACAATCACCCGATTATTTAGCGAAACGGTGCTgtcaatttataaaagaatCGATCAATATAATCGATaatattcataaattataa